A window of the Pseudomonas sp. B21_DOA genome harbors these coding sequences:
- a CDS encoding Na/Pi cotransporter family protein, whose translation MLTLLNLLSAVALLIWGTHIVRTGILRVYGTNLRHVIGQNMSKKWLAFIAGILVTAMVQSSNATAMLVTSFVGQGLMALTPALATMLGADVGTALMARVLTFDLSWLSPLLIFLGVIFFLSRKQTRLGQMGRVSIGLGLIILALQLIVEAAAPITHAQGVKVIFASLTGDILLDALVGALFAMISYSSLAAVLLTATLAGAAVISLPVAIGLVIGANIGSGILAFMSTSMQNAAGRQVALGSLLYKLIGLLLIIPVLDPLVHWIDSLDFSPQEMVIGFHLLYNTARCLILLPSVGPMARLCAWLLPERPEVNGTAKPRHLDPTALVTPSLALANAARETLRMGDLLDNMLDASLDVLRGKQTAVTQEMRRLTDDVEALYSAIKLYLAQMPREDLGEHDSRRWAEIIELAINLKLAADLIERMLRKIQQQKTSQRRSFSEEGLEDLAGLQQQLIANLRLGLSVFLSGDRESARQLLREKRRFRAQERRLAHAHVSRLQRKIVQSLETSSLHLELIADMKRLNSLFCSSAYVVLETADTGALAVDDMADITHSP comes from the coding sequence ATGCTCACCCTGCTCAATCTGCTGTCCGCCGTCGCCCTGCTGATCTGGGGCACGCACATCGTCCGAACCGGCATCCTGCGGGTTTATGGCACCAATCTGCGACATGTCATCGGCCAGAACATGTCGAAGAAATGGCTGGCGTTCATCGCCGGTATTCTCGTCACCGCCATGGTGCAGAGCAGCAACGCCACGGCGATGCTGGTTACCTCGTTTGTCGGCCAGGGTTTGATGGCGCTGACGCCAGCGCTGGCGACCATGCTTGGCGCCGACGTCGGCACCGCGTTGATGGCGCGGGTGCTGACGTTTGATTTGTCGTGGCTGTCGCCGCTGCTGATTTTTCTCGGGGTGATTTTCTTTCTGTCGCGCAAACAGACGCGGCTCGGGCAAATGGGCCGGGTGTCGATCGGCCTGGGGCTGATCATTCTCGCCCTGCAATTGATCGTCGAGGCCGCCGCGCCGATTACCCACGCGCAAGGGGTGAAGGTAATTTTTGCCTCGCTGACCGGCGACATCCTCCTCGATGCCCTGGTCGGCGCGCTGTTCGCGATGATTTCCTACTCCAGCCTCGCCGCCGTGCTGCTCACCGCCACGCTGGCCGGGGCTGCGGTGATCAGCCTGCCGGTGGCGATCGGTCTGGTGATCGGCGCCAACATCGGCAGCGGCATCCTCGCGTTCATGAGTACCAGCATGCAGAACGCCGCCGGCCGCCAGGTGGCGTTGGGCAGTCTGTTGTACAAGTTGATCGGTTTGCTGCTGATCATCCCGGTGCTCGATCCGCTGGTGCACTGGATCGACAGCCTCGATTTCAGTCCGCAGGAAATGGTCATCGGCTTTCACTTGCTCTACAACACCGCGCGCTGCCTGATCCTGCTGCCGAGCGTCGGGCCGATGGCGCGGCTTTGTGCGTGGCTGCTGCCGGAGCGCCCGGAAGTCAACGGCACCGCCAAACCACGCCATCTCGACCCGACCGCGCTGGTAACACCGAGCCTGGCGCTGGCCAATGCCGCGCGGGAAACCCTGCGCATGGGCGATCTGCTCGACAACATGCTCGACGCCTCCCTGGATGTGCTGCGCGGCAAGCAGACCGCCGTCACCCAGGAGATGCGCCGCCTGACCGACGATGTCGAGGCCCTGTACAGCGCGATCAAGCTGTATCTGGCGCAGATGCCCCGCGAGGATCTCGGCGAGCACGACAGTCGGCGCTGGGCCGAGATCATCGAACTGGCGATCAACCTGAAACTCGCCGCCGACCTGATCGAGCGCATGCTGCGCAAGATCCAGCAGCAGAAGACTTCGCAGCGCCGTTCGTTTTCCGAAGAAGGCCTGGAAGATCTTGCCGGGCTGCAACAACAACTGATCGCCAACCTGCGTCTGGGGCTGTCGGTGTTTCTCAGCGGCGACCGCGAGAGCGCCCGGCAGTTGCTGCGGGAGAAACGCCGTTTTCGCGCGCAGGAACGGCGTCTGGCCCACGCTCACGTCAGCCGCTTGCAACGCAAGATCGTCCAGAGCCTAGAGACCAGTTCGCTGCATCTGGAGTTGATCGCCGACATGAAGCGGCTCAATTCGCTGTTCTGCAGCAGCGCCTATGTCGTGCTGGAAACCGCGGACACCGGCGCGCTGGCGGTGGATGACATGGCTGACATTACGCATTCACCTTGA
- a CDS encoding CitMHS family transporter, whose amino-acid sequence MLTFLGFAMVITFMFLIMTKRLSALIALIIIPILFALFGGFAPKIGPMMLEGITKLAPTGVMLMFAILYFALMIDSGLFDPAVRKILKLVKGDPLKVSVGTAVLALVVSLDGDGATTYMICVAAMLPLYSRIGMSPRIMAGLIILAGGVMNMTPWGGPTARAASALHVDPSDIFVPMIPAMAAGVVAILLIAYFYGKRERARLGELHLVGDEIDHSEISVSQFPDARRPKLIWFNAALTFGLMCTLIGGLLPLPVLFMVAFSIAMIVNYPCLQMQKDRVAAHSGSVLAVVGLIFAAGIFTGILSGTGMVDAMSKSLLAVIPDFLGPYLAVITALVSMPFTFFMSNDAFYYGVLPVLAEAASHYGITAVEMARASIVGQPVHLLSPLVPSTYLLVALAGIDFGDHQRFTLKWAILVCICILIAALLLGTFPVFSTL is encoded by the coding sequence ATGCTGACTTTCCTTGGCTTCGCCATGGTCATCACGTTCATGTTCCTGATCATGACCAAGCGCCTGTCTGCGCTGATCGCCCTGATCATCATCCCGATCCTGTTCGCCCTGTTCGGTGGTTTCGCGCCGAAAATCGGTCCGATGATGCTCGAAGGCATCACCAAACTGGCGCCAACCGGCGTGATGTTGATGTTCGCCATTCTGTATTTCGCCCTGATGATCGACTCCGGCCTGTTCGACCCGGCCGTGCGCAAGATCCTCAAACTGGTCAAGGGCGACCCACTGAAAGTTTCGGTCGGCACCGCCGTTCTGGCGCTCGTTGTTTCCCTCGATGGTGACGGCGCGACCACTTACATGATCTGCGTGGCCGCGATGCTGCCGCTGTACAGCCGCATCGGTATGAGCCCGCGGATCATGGCCGGTCTGATCATCCTCGCCGGCGGCGTGATGAACATGACTCCGTGGGGCGGCCCGACTGCCCGTGCTGCGAGTGCCCTGCATGTCGACCCGTCGGACATTTTCGTGCCGATGATCCCGGCCATGGCCGCCGGTGTCGTAGCGATCCTGCTGATTGCCTACTTCTACGGCAAGCGTGAGCGTGCCCGCCTCGGCGAGCTGCACCTGGTTGGCGACGAGATCGATCACAGCGAAATCAGCGTCTCGCAATTCCCTGACGCACGCCGTCCGAAGCTGATCTGGTTCAACGCCGCACTGACTTTCGGCTTGATGTGCACACTGATCGGCGGCCTGTTGCCGCTGCCGGTGCTGTTCATGGTGGCGTTCAGTATCGCGATGATCGTCAACTACCCCTGCCTGCAAATGCAGAAGGATCGCGTCGCCGCGCATTCCGGCAGCGTGCTGGCAGTGGTCGGGCTGATCTTTGCGGCCGGTATCTTCACCGGTATCCTGTCGGGCACCGGCATGGTCGATGCGATGTCGAAGAGCCTGTTGGCGGTGATTCCGGACTTCCTCGGCCCGTACCTGGCGGTGATCACGGCGCTGGTGAGCATGCCGTTCACCTTCTTCATGTCCAACGACGCGTTCTACTACGGCGTGTTGCCGGTGTTGGCCGAAGCGGCCAGCCACTATGGGATCACTGCGGTGGAAATGGCCCGTGCCTCGATCGTCGGCCAGCCCGTCCACTTGCTGAGCCCGTTGGTGCCGTCGACCTACTTGTTGGTGGCGCTGGCCGGTATCGATTTCGGTGATCACCAGCGTTTCACCCTGAAATGGGCGATCCTGGTGTGCATCTGCATTCTGATTGCTGCACTGCTGTTGGGGACTTTCCCGGTGTTCAGCACTCTATAA
- a CDS encoding TerC family protein → MDWLTNPEIWVAFFTLTALEIVLGIDNIIMISILVSRMPKHMQQRTRIFGLGLAMITRILLLLSITWVMRLTADLFEVFGQGISGRDLILFFGGLFLLWKSSQEMYHALEGEEEGDDAPSGKGGNFLYTIIQIAIIDIVFSLDSVITAVGMVSHVPVMVAAIVVAVLVMMLASGKISEFIDKHPSLKMLALSFLLVVGTVLIAESFDVHVPKGYVYFAMAFSLAVEAINIKMRGAIARKKKQQDPVKLRKDVPGQ, encoded by the coding sequence ATGGATTGGCTGACCAACCCCGAAATCTGGGTTGCCTTCTTTACCCTGACCGCCCTGGAAATCGTCCTCGGTATCGATAACATCATCATGATTTCGATCCTGGTCAGCCGCATGCCCAAACACATGCAGCAGCGCACGCGGATCTTCGGTCTTGGCCTGGCCATGATCACGCGGATCCTGTTGCTGCTGTCGATCACTTGGGTCATGCGCCTCACCGCCGATCTCTTCGAAGTGTTCGGCCAAGGCATTTCCGGCCGCGACCTGATCCTGTTCTTCGGTGGCCTGTTCCTGCTGTGGAAAAGCTCGCAGGAGATGTACCACGCGCTGGAAGGCGAAGAAGAAGGCGACGACGCACCGTCGGGCAAGGGCGGCAACTTCCTCTACACCATCATCCAGATCGCGATCATCGACATCGTGTTCTCGCTGGACTCGGTCATCACCGCTGTCGGCATGGTCTCGCACGTTCCGGTCATGGTTGCGGCGATCGTCGTGGCGGTGCTGGTGATGATGCTGGCGTCGGGCAAGATCAGCGAATTCATCGACAAGCACCCGTCGCTGAAAATGCTCGCGCTGTCGTTCCTGCTGGTGGTCGGTACCGTGCTGATCGCCGAATCGTTCGACGTGCACGTGCCAAAAGGCTACGTCTACTTCGCCATGGCGTTCTCGCTGGCGGTGGAAGCGATCAACATCAAGATGCGCGGTGCGATCGCCCGCAAGAAGAAGCAGCAGGATCCGGTGAAACTGCGCAAGGATGTACCGGGCCAATAA
- a CDS encoding GFA family protein, producing MDTNQAHEGGCHCGHIRYQFSGPLRDIAHCHCSICRKVSGGIVTTWITVPAEKFQWVKGTPARYDSSASCVRFFCANCGAQLALVTALSPDSIDVTIATLDHPETAPAERHIWTDSRLPWLHLDEHLPGEAEETLD from the coding sequence ATGGATACGAATCAGGCGCATGAGGGTGGCTGTCACTGCGGACACATCCGCTATCAGTTCAGCGGTCCGTTGCGCGATATCGCTCACTGTCATTGTTCAATCTGCCGCAAGGTCAGCGGCGGCATCGTCACCACCTGGATCACCGTGCCGGCGGAAAAATTTCAATGGGTGAAAGGGACGCCGGCCCGCTATGACTCGTCAGCCAGTTGCGTGCGGTTTTTCTGCGCAAACTGCGGCGCGCAACTGGCATTGGTGACCGCGCTCAGCCCCGACAGCATCGATGTGACCATCGCTACGCTGGATCATCCGGAAACGGCGCCGGCCGAGCGGCACATCTGGACCGACAGCCGATTGCCCTGGCTGCATCTGGATGAACATCTGCCGGGCGAAGCCGAAGAAACCCTCGATTAA